Proteins encoded together in one Mycobacterium simiae window:
- a CDS encoding FHA domain-containing protein FhaB/FipA codes for MQGLVLQLTRAGFLMLLWVFIWSVLRILKTDIYAPTGAVMVRRGLALRGSLLSSRQRRHAARYLVVTEGALAGARITLSGQPVLIGRADDSTLVLTDDYASTRHARLSQRGSEWYVEDLGSTNGTYLDRAKVTTAARVPIGTPIRIGKTAIELRP; via the coding sequence ATGCAGGGACTAGTACTGCAGCTGACGCGTGCCGGCTTTTTAATGCTGTTGTGGGTATTCATTTGGTCCGTTCTTCGCATCTTGAAGACTGATATCTACGCACCCACGGGTGCGGTCATGGTTCGCCGTGGCTTGGCGTTGCGCGGCAGTTTGCTGTCGTCCCGCCAACGCCGCCATGCCGCTCGGTATTTGGTGGTGACCGAGGGAGCGTTGGCAGGTGCGCGCATCACGCTCAGCGGGCAACCGGTGTTGATTGGTCGGGCCGACGACTCGACGCTGGTGTTGACCGATGATTACGCCTCGACGCGGCACGCCCGGCTGTCGCAGCGCGGCTCGGAGTGGTACGTCGAGGATCTAGGATCGACCAACGGCACTTACCTTGACAGGGCGAAGGTGACGACTGCGGCACGAGTTCCCATCGGAACGCCGATCCGGATCGGCAAGACGGCGATTGAGTTGCGCCCGTGA
- a CDS encoding PP2C family protein-serine/threonine phosphatase, which translates to MTLVLRYAARSDRGLVRANNEDSVYAGARLLALADGMGGHAAGEVASQLVIAALAHLDDDEPGGDLLAKLDAAVRAGNAAIAAQVEMEPELEGMGTTLTAILFAGNRLGLVHIGDSRGYLLRDGELVQITKDDTFVQTLVDEGRITREEAHSHPQRSLIMRALTGHEVEPTLTMREARAGDRYLLCSDGLSDPVSDETIYEALQIPDVAESAYRLIELALRGGGPDNVTVVVADVVDYDYGQTQPILAGAVSGEEDQLTLPNTSAGRASAIGARKPAAKPIAAQEEPAPRSRWAWRRTFIVVTLVVLLALAGLAIGRAIIRSNYYVAEYNGMVSIMRGIQGSLLGMSLHEPHLAGCLNARNDLSIISYSQSGGHLDCRLLQLQDLRPAARAQVLAGLPAGTLDQAESQLKELAASNLLPPCPPPRATSPPAPPTPATGGTTPPSATAPPTPSSGTPPTSTPQSTTPTSTSPAAPASSSPPTPTVTALPPIPPQPGIDCRAAA; encoded by the coding sequence GTGACCCTGGTCCTGCGATATGCCGCCCGCAGCGATCGCGGACTGGTACGCGCCAACAACGAAGACTCGGTTTACGCGGGCGCTCGACTTCTGGCACTGGCCGACGGCATGGGCGGCCACGCCGCCGGCGAGGTGGCCTCGCAGCTGGTGATCGCCGCGCTCGCCCACCTCGACGACGACGAACCCGGTGGCGACCTGCTCGCCAAGCTCGACGCGGCGGTGCGCGCCGGCAACGCGGCGATCGCGGCGCAGGTCGAGATGGAGCCCGAGCTCGAGGGGATGGGCACCACACTGACCGCAATCCTGTTCGCGGGCAACCGTCTTGGATTGGTGCACATCGGTGATTCGCGTGGCTATCTGCTCCGCGATGGCGAGCTGGTCCAAATCACCAAGGACGACACCTTCGTTCAGACCTTGGTCGACGAGGGTCGGATCACGCGGGAAGAGGCGCACAGCCATCCACAGCGATCGTTGATCATGCGGGCGTTAACGGGCCATGAGGTCGAGCCAACGCTGACGATGCGCGAGGCCCGCGCCGGTGATCGCTACCTGCTCTGCTCGGACGGGTTGTCCGACCCGGTTAGCGACGAGACCATCTACGAAGCACTGCAAATCCCCGATGTTGCCGAAAGTGCCTATCGCCTCATCGAATTGGCGCTGCGCGGCGGCGGGCCCGACAACGTGACAGTGGTGGTCGCCGACGTCGTGGACTACGACTACGGACAAACTCAGCCGATTCTGGCCGGGGCGGTCTCCGGCGAGGAAGACCAGCTGACGCTGCCCAACACCTCGGCGGGCCGGGCATCGGCCATCGGCGCTCGAAAACCCGCCGCTAAACCCATTGCCGCACAAGAAGAACCCGCCCCCCGCTCGCGGTGGGCGTGGCGGAGGACATTCATCGTCGTCACGTTGGTGGTGCTACTGGCGCTCGCCGGCCTGGCCATCGGTCGGGCGATCATCCGGAGCAACTACTACGTCGCCGAATACAACGGCATGGTGTCGATCATGCGGGGGATTCAGGGGTCGCTGCTGGGCATGTCCCTGCACGAGCCGCATCTGGCGGGTTGCCTGAACGCGCGCAACGACTTATCGATCATCAGCTACAGCCAGTCCGGCGGTCATCTCGACTGCCGGCTCTTGCAATTGCAGGACCTGCGGCCCGCCGCTCGCGCCCAAGTACTGGCCGGGCTTCCGGCCGGAACCTTGGATCAGGCCGAATCACAGCTCAAAGAGCTCGCCGCCAGCAACCTGCTGCCGCCCTGTCCGCCGCCGCGGGCGACCTCGCCGCCGGCGCCGCCGACCCCGGCGACCGGCGGGACAACTCCGCCGAGCGCTACAGCGCCCCCCACCCCTTCCAGCGGCACCCCTCCCACCAGCACGCCCCAGAGCACCACTCCCACAAGCACTTCCCCCGCGGCGCCCGCGTCCTCGTCGCCTCCCACCCCCACGGTGACCGCGCTCCCGCCAATCCCTCCTCAGCCGGGCATCGATTGCCGGGCGGCTGCATGA
- a CDS encoding FtsW/RodA/SpoVE family cell cycle protein has translation MTTQVQPPVAVTPPLPTRRNSELLLLCFAALITVAALLIVEANQGRGLRLDLVGYGLIFLAVFGSAHVAVRRFAPYADPLLLPIVALLNGLGLVMIHRLDLVGGELSGRHHPSATQQLLWTLVSVAAFALVVTFLKDHRQLARYGYIFGLTGLVFLAIPAILPASLSEQNGAKIWIRLPGFSIQPAEFSKILLLIFFSAVLVAKRGLFTSVGKHLMGMTLPRPRDLAPLLAAWVISIGVMVFEKDLGTSLLLYASFLVVVYLATQRFSWVVIGLVLFAAGSVVAYFIFAHVRVRVQMWWDPFSDPDGNGYQSVQSLFSFATGGIFGTGLGNGQPDTVPAASTDFIIAAFGEELGLVGLASILMLYTIVIVRGLRTAIATRDSFGKLLAAGLASTLAIQLFIVVGGVTQLIPLTGLTTPWMSYGGSSLLANYVLLGILARISHSARRPLRTPRRDTAPIAAAGTEVIERV, from the coding sequence ATGACCACACAGGTCCAACCGCCGGTCGCGGTGACCCCGCCGCTGCCCACTCGGCGCAATTCCGAGCTGCTGTTGTTGTGCTTCGCCGCACTGATCACCGTCGCCGCGCTACTGATTGTCGAGGCCAACCAGGGGCGCGGCCTGCGCCTGGATCTGGTCGGCTACGGGTTGATCTTTCTGGCCGTTTTCGGCAGCGCGCACGTGGCGGTGCGGCGCTTCGCGCCCTATGCCGACCCGCTACTGCTGCCAATTGTGGCGCTGCTCAACGGTCTTGGCTTAGTCATGATCCACCGGCTCGACCTCGTCGGCGGTGAGCTCAGCGGACGTCATCATCCCAGTGCGACCCAGCAGCTGCTGTGGACGCTGGTCAGCGTGGCCGCTTTCGCGCTCGTCGTCACATTCCTCAAAGACCACCGTCAGCTTGCCCGCTACGGCTACATCTTTGGACTCACCGGCCTGGTGTTCCTGGCTATCCCGGCCATCCTGCCGGCGTCGCTGTCCGAGCAGAACGGCGCCAAAATCTGGATTCGGTTGCCGGGCTTCTCCATTCAGCCCGCCGAGTTCTCGAAGATTTTGCTGCTGATCTTCTTCTCTGCAGTGCTGGTCGCCAAGCGCGGTCTGTTCACCAGCGTGGGCAAGCATCTGATGGGGATGACCCTGCCGCGGCCACGGGACCTCGCGCCCCTGTTGGCGGCGTGGGTGATCTCGATCGGCGTCATGGTCTTCGAAAAGGACCTGGGCACTTCGCTATTGCTTTACGCGTCGTTTTTGGTCGTGGTGTATCTGGCCACCCAACGGTTCAGTTGGGTGGTCATCGGGCTGGTGCTGTTCGCCGCAGGAAGCGTTGTCGCATACTTCATTTTCGCGCACGTCCGGGTTCGGGTGCAGATGTGGTGGGACCCGTTCTCCGATCCCGACGGCAACGGCTACCAAAGCGTGCAGTCGCTGTTCAGCTTCGCCACCGGGGGCATCTTCGGTACCGGGCTTGGCAACGGTCAGCCTGACACCGTGCCGGCGGCATCCACCGACTTCATCATCGCGGCGTTCGGTGAGGAGCTCGGCCTGGTCGGGCTGGCGAGCATCTTGATGCTCTACACCATCGTTATCGTCCGCGGCTTACGCACCGCAATCGCGACCCGTGACAGCTTCGGCAAGCTGCTGGCCGCGGGACTGGCCTCCACGCTGGCTATCCAACTGTTCATTGTGGTCGGCGGTGTCACCCAACTGATTCCGCTGACGGGACTCACCACCCCGTGGATGTCTTACGGCGGATCCTCGCTGCTGGCCAACTATGTGCTGCTCGGCATTTTGGCACGCATCTCGCACAGCGCCCGCCGTCCGTTGCGCACCCCGAGACGCGACACTGCGCCGATCGCGGCCGCCGGCACCGAGGTGATCGAGCGAGTATGA
- the pbpA gene encoding D,D-transpeptidase PbpA: MNASLRRISVTVMALIVLLLLNATMTQVFAADGLRADPRNQRVLLDEYSRQRGQIIAGGQLLAYSVATDSHFRFLRVYPNPAVYAPVTGFYSLRYSSSGLERAEDSLLNGSDVRLFGRRLADFFTGRDPRGGNVDTTINPRVQQAGWDAMQQGCGGPPCKGAVVALEPSTGKILAMVSSPSYDPNLLASHDPEVQAQAWQRLRDDPDDPLVNRAISETYPPGSTFKVITTAAALQSGATENEQLTAAPTIPLPNSTATLENYGGTPCGDQPTVTLSQAFAKSCNTAFVQLGIRTGAEALRSMARSFGLDSTPSVIPLQVSESTVGIIADGAALGMSSIGQKDVALTPLQNAEIAATIANNGVTMQPYLVESLKGPDLANITTTAPYQQRRAVTPQIAAKLTELMVGAEKDAQQKGAIPGVQIASKTGTAEHGTDPRNTPPHAWYIAFAPAEAPRVAVAVLVENGADRLSATGGALAAPIGRAVIQAALQGGP, translated from the coding sequence ATGAACGCCTCACTGCGACGGATCTCGGTGACCGTGATGGCGTTGATCGTGCTGCTGCTCCTCAACGCCACGATGACCCAGGTCTTTGCGGCCGACGGCCTGCGCGCCGACCCCCGCAATCAACGGGTACTGCTGGACGAGTACTCGCGTCAGCGCGGTCAAATCATCGCCGGTGGCCAGCTGCTGGCCTATTCGGTCGCCACCGACAGCCACTTCCGCTTCCTGCGGGTGTACCCCAACCCTGCGGTGTACGCCCCGGTGACCGGCTTCTACTCGCTGCGCTATTCCAGCTCCGGGCTGGAACGGGCCGAGGACTCGCTACTCAACGGTTCCGACGTGCGGCTGTTCGGCCGGCGGCTGGCCGACTTCTTCACCGGCCGCGATCCGCGCGGCGGCAATGTGGACACCACCATCAACCCCCGCGTGCAGCAGGCCGGCTGGGACGCGATGCAGCAGGGGTGCGGTGGGCCGCCGTGCAAGGGAGCCGTCGTCGCCCTGGAACCGTCCACCGGCAAAATTCTTGCCATGGTGTCGTCGCCGTCCTATGACCCCAACCTGCTGGCGTCTCATGACCCCGAGGTGCAGGCGCAGGCGTGGCAGCGGTTGCGCGACGATCCCGACGACCCGCTGGTGAACCGGGCGATCTCGGAGACCTATCCGCCCGGTTCCACGTTCAAGGTGATCACCACCGCCGCGGCGCTGCAAAGCGGGGCCACGGAGAACGAGCAGCTGACGGCGGCGCCGACGATCCCGCTGCCCAACAGCACCGCCACGCTGGAGAACTACGGCGGAACCCCGTGCGGCGACCAGCCGACGGTGACGCTCAGCCAGGCCTTCGCCAAGTCCTGCAACACCGCCTTTGTGCAGCTGGGCATCCGCACCGGGGCCGAGGCCCTGCGCAGTATGGCGCGCTCGTTCGGCCTGGACAGCACCCCGAGCGTGATTCCGCTGCAGGTCTCGGAGTCGACCGTTGGGATAATCGCCGATGGGGCCGCCCTCGGGATGTCTAGCATCGGGCAGAAGGATGTGGCGCTGACCCCGCTGCAAAACGCGGAGATCGCCGCGACCATCGCGAACAACGGCGTGACGATGCAGCCGTACCTGGTCGAAAGCCTCAAAGGACCGGACTTGGCCAACATCACCACGACGGCGCCATATCAGCAGCGCCGCGCGGTAACGCCGCAGATCGCCGCTAAGCTGACAGAGCTCATGGTCGGAGCCGAGAAGGACGCACAGCAGAAAGGGGCTATTCCCGGCGTGCAGATTGCATCCAAGACCGGTACCGCGGAGCATGGCACCGACCCGCGCAACACTCCGCCGCACGCGTGGTACATCGCGTTTGCGCCCGCAGAAGCGCCGAGGGTGGCGGTGGCCGTGCTGGTGGAGAACGGCGCGGATCGCCTGTCGGCAACGGGCGGCGCACTGGCGGCGCCGATCGGACGCGCCGTCATCCAGGCCGCATTGCAGGGGGGCCCATGA
- a CDS encoding serine/threonine-protein kinase, whose protein sequence is MSPRVGVTLSGRYRLQRLIATGGMGQVWEAVDSRLGRRVAVKVLKGEFSQDPEFIERFRAEARTTAMLNHPGIAAVHDYGESQMDGEGRTAYLVMELVNGEPLNSVLKRTGRLSLRHALDMLEQTGRALQVAHAAGLVHRDVKPGNILITPTGQVKITDFGIAKAVDAAPVTQTGMVMGTAQYIAPEQALGHDATPASDVYSLGVVGYEVVSGKRPFTGDGALTVAMKHIKEPPPPLPPELPPNVRELIEITLVKNPGMRYRSGGPFADAVAAVRAGRRPPRPSQTPPPGRASPAAIPSSPATRAAAAAGTRSAAQRRARPSSTGHRPPPARRTFSSGQRALLWAAGVLGALAIIIAVLIVINSRADTQQQPPPPPTVTDTGIPPTTAPPPSKTPTGSGPGLGLDWTRGPAVSNSGFQSRPPELSWANPLTPNLSPARYETPQ, encoded by the coding sequence ATGAGCCCACGAGTTGGGGTGACGCTGTCGGGCAGGTACCGGCTGCAGCGCCTAATCGCCACCGGTGGCATGGGCCAGGTCTGGGAGGCCGTGGACAGCCGACTGGGGCGCCGGGTGGCCGTCAAGGTGCTCAAGGGTGAGTTCTCCCAGGACCCCGAGTTCATCGAGCGGTTCCGTGCTGAGGCGCGCACCACCGCGATGCTCAACCACCCCGGGATCGCCGCCGTGCACGACTATGGCGAAAGCCAAATGGACGGCGAGGGGCGCACCGCCTACCTGGTGATGGAGTTGGTCAACGGGGAGCCGCTGAACTCGGTACTCAAGCGCACCGGCCGGCTGTCGCTGCGGCACGCCCTGGACATGCTGGAGCAGACCGGCCGCGCGTTGCAGGTCGCCCACGCCGCCGGGCTGGTCCACCGCGACGTCAAACCGGGCAATATCCTGATCACTCCGACAGGCCAGGTCAAGATCACCGACTTCGGCATCGCCAAGGCCGTTGACGCAGCGCCGGTGACCCAGACCGGCATGGTGATGGGCACCGCCCAGTACATTGCTCCCGAACAGGCGTTGGGCCACGACGCCACCCCCGCCAGCGATGTCTACTCACTGGGAGTCGTTGGCTACGAAGTGGTTTCAGGCAAGCGGCCATTCACCGGTGACGGCGCCCTGACTGTTGCCATGAAGCACATCAAGGAACCGCCGCCGCCGCTGCCGCCCGAGCTGCCCCCCAATGTGCGGGAACTGATCGAGATCACCCTGGTCAAGAATCCCGGTATGCGTTACCGCAGCGGGGGACCGTTCGCCGACGCTGTCGCCGCGGTGCGCGCCGGCCGCCGACCACCCCGGCCCAGTCAGACACCACCGCCGGGCCGGGCCTCGCCGGCGGCCATCCCGTCGAGCCCGGCGACCAGAGCGGCCGCCGCGGCCGGCACCCGCAGTGCCGCCCAGCGCCGCGCCCGCCCGTCCTCGACTGGTCATCGTCCGCCGCCGGCGCGACGCACGTTTTCCTCGGGTCAGCGCGCCCTACTGTGGGCCGCGGGGGTGCTCGGGGCGTTGGCGATCATCATCGCGGTGCTCATCGTGATCAACTCTCGCGCCGACACCCAACAGCAGCCGCCGCCTCCCCCGACCGTCACCGACACCGGTATCCCGCCCACCACAGCACCGCCGCCGTCCAAGACACCCACGGGTTCGGGCCCGGGTCTGGGCCTGGATTGGACGCGGGGCCCGGCGGTGAGCAATTCTGGATTCCAGAGCAGGCCACCCGAACTGAGCTGGGCGAACCCCCTGACGCCCAACCTGTCTCCGGCCCGATACGAGACACCGCAATGA
- the pknB gene encoding Stk1 family PASTA domain-containing Ser/Thr kinase, with protein MTTPQHLSDRYELGDILGFGGMSEVHLARDVRLHRDVAVKVLRADLARDPSFYLRFRREAQNAAALNHPAIVAVYDTGEAETPAGPLPYIVMEYVDGVTLRDIVHNDGPLPPRRAIEIIADACQALNFSHQNGIIHRDVKPANIMISTTNAVKVMDFGIARAIADSGNSVTQTAAVIGTAQYLSPEQARGDSVDARSDVYSLGCVLYEILTGEPPFTGDSPVSVAYQHVREDPVPPSKRHEGISADLDAVVLKALAKNPDNRYQTAAEMRADLVRVHNGEAPEAPKVLTDAERSSLLASGAHGPRTDPLPRQRLTDVDPDRMGGPVGRWVVAVAVLAVLTIVVVIAFNTFGGSTRDVQVPDVRGQVSADAVAALQNRGFKTRTLQKPDSTIPPDHVISTDPGANASVAAGDEIAINVSTGPEQREVPDVSSLSYSEAVSKLKAAGFSKFKQANSPSTPELLGKVIGTNPPANQTSAITNVVTVIVGSGPETKQVPDVAGQTVDVAQKNLTVYGFTKVTQAQVDSIRPAGEVVGTNPPKGQTVPVDSIIELQVSKGNQFTMPDLTGMFWTDAEPRLRALGWTGVLDKGPDVDAGGSQSHRVVYQNPPAGSGVNRDGIITLKFGQ; from the coding sequence ATGACGACCCCGCAGCACCTGTCCGACCGTTACGAATTAGGCGACATCCTCGGTTTCGGCGGAATGTCCGAGGTGCACTTGGCCCGCGACGTGCGCTTGCATCGCGACGTCGCGGTCAAGGTGCTGCGTGCCGATCTGGCCCGCGACCCCAGCTTCTATTTGAGGTTCCGCCGCGAGGCGCAGAACGCCGCGGCGCTGAACCACCCGGCGATCGTCGCGGTCTACGACACCGGGGAGGCCGAGACCCCGGCGGGGCCGTTGCCCTACATCGTCATGGAATACGTCGACGGGGTCACGCTGCGCGACATCGTGCACAACGACGGCCCGCTGCCGCCGCGGCGCGCGATCGAGATCATCGCCGACGCCTGCCAAGCCCTGAACTTCAGTCACCAGAACGGCATCATCCACCGCGACGTGAAGCCGGCGAACATCATGATCAGCACTACCAATGCCGTCAAGGTGATGGACTTCGGCATCGCCCGCGCGATCGCCGACAGCGGCAACAGCGTCACCCAGACGGCGGCGGTAATTGGGACGGCTCAATATCTTTCGCCCGAGCAGGCTCGCGGCGACTCTGTGGACGCCCGCTCCGACGTCTACTCGCTGGGCTGCGTGCTCTACGAAATCCTGACGGGCGAGCCTCCTTTCACCGGCGACTCACCGGTTTCTGTTGCCTACCAACATGTTCGGGAAGATCCGGTGCCGCCATCCAAGCGGCACGAGGGCATCTCGGCCGACCTTGACGCCGTCGTGCTCAAGGCATTGGCCAAAAACCCGGACAACCGCTATCAGACCGCCGCGGAGATGCGGGCCGATCTGGTTCGGGTGCACAACGGCGAAGCCCCCGAGGCACCCAAGGTTCTTACCGACGCCGAACGCAGCTCGCTGCTGGCGTCGGGCGCACACGGCCCGCGCACCGACCCGCTGCCCCGGCAGCGTCTGACCGACGTCGACCCCGACCGAATGGGTGGTCCGGTCGGTCGCTGGGTCGTCGCGGTCGCTGTGCTGGCGGTGCTGACGATCGTCGTCGTCATCGCGTTCAACACCTTCGGCGGGTCGACGCGAGACGTTCAGGTGCCCGACGTGCGCGGCCAAGTGTCCGCGGATGCCGTTGCGGCGCTGCAGAATCGGGGCTTCAAGACCCGCACGCTGCAGAAGCCCGACTCAACGATTCCGCCCGACCATGTGATCAGCACCGACCCCGGCGCCAACGCGTCGGTGGCCGCGGGCGACGAAATCGCGATCAACGTCTCCACCGGACCCGAGCAACGCGAGGTGCCCGACGTGTCCTCGCTGAGTTATTCCGAGGCGGTCAGCAAGCTGAAGGCCGCCGGGTTCAGCAAGTTCAAGCAGGCGAATTCGCCGTCCACCCCGGAGCTGCTGGGCAAGGTGATCGGCACCAACCCGCCCGCCAACCAGACGTCGGCGATCACCAACGTCGTCACGGTCATCGTGGGGTCGGGACCCGAGACGAAGCAGGTTCCCGACGTCGCCGGCCAAACCGTTGACGTCGCCCAGAAGAACCTGACCGTCTACGGCTTCACCAAGGTCACCCAGGCGCAAGTGGACAGCATCCGCCCCGCCGGCGAGGTCGTCGGCACCAATCCGCCCAAGGGCCAAACCGTCCCGGTGGACTCGATCATCGAGCTGCAGGTGTCCAAGGGCAACCAATTCACCATGCCGGATTTGACGGGCATGTTCTGGACCGACGCCGAACCGCGGTTACGCGCGCTGGGCTGGACGGGTGTGCTCGACAAGGGCCCCGACGTCGACGCCGGCGGCTCCCAGTCGCACCGAGTCGTCTATCAGAACCCGCCGGCCGGTTCCGGGGTGAACCGGGACGGCATCATCACGCTGAAGTTCGGTCAGTAA
- a CDS encoding aminodeoxychorismate/anthranilate synthase component II, producing MRILVVDNYDSFVFNLVQYLGQLGVEADVWRNDDPRLAAPPDGHAAIATEFDGVLLSPGPGTPERAGASIDLVGACAASATPLLGVCLGHQAIGVAFGATVDRAPELLHGKTSSVQHSNTGVLQGLPDPFTATRYHSLTILPESLPAELQVTAQTRSGVIMAVQHTELPIHGVQFHPESILTEGGHRMLANWLSYCGWSRDDTLIRRLENEVRSAVRPYFPEPAVTDRTSA from the coding sequence ATGCGGATCCTCGTTGTCGATAACTACGACAGCTTCGTGTTCAACCTCGTGCAATATCTGGGGCAACTCGGAGTCGAGGCCGACGTGTGGCGCAACGATGACCCCCGGCTGGCGGCACCGCCGGACGGTCACGCCGCGATCGCCACGGAATTCGACGGCGTGCTGCTTAGCCCGGGACCGGGCACCCCGGAGCGCGCCGGCGCATCCATCGACCTGGTAGGCGCGTGCGCCGCGTCGGCCACTCCGCTGCTCGGGGTCTGCCTGGGCCACCAGGCCATCGGGGTGGCATTCGGCGCCACCGTCGACCGCGCGCCCGAGCTGTTGCACGGCAAGACCAGCAGTGTGCAGCATTCTAATACCGGTGTGTTGCAAGGACTTCCGGATCCCTTCACGGCGACGCGCTACCACTCGCTGACCATCCTGCCCGAGTCGTTGCCCGCGGAATTGCAGGTGACCGCCCAGACCCGCAGCGGGGTCATCATGGCCGTGCAGCACACCGAGTTGCCGATCCACGGCGTCCAGTTCCACCCCGAGTCGATCCTCACCGAGGGTGGGCACCGAATGCTGGCCAACTGGCTCAGTTACTGCGGATGGTCGCGCGACGACACCCTGATCCGCAGGCTGGAGAACGAGGTCCGCTCGGCGGTGCGGCCGTATTTCCCCGAGCCCGCGGTTACTGACCGAACTTCAGCGTGA